In Drosophila yakuba strain Tai18E2 chromosome 2R, Prin_Dyak_Tai18E2_2.1, whole genome shotgun sequence, a single genomic region encodes these proteins:
- the LOC6530345 gene encoding zinc finger protein 665 isoform X10: MCAAQNPPPFGYTWGFADNGNRAAESVLEISPNINYTVSGESMPYLLSTDGSLAVQKDVKGLTAGGKNNVVRRMFVVNDPSFPPGTQRVITAGGASTVVKKQDNNQQVLSLDKNYLLVDPATAAAAAAAAGGDSGLAHHHTLTNGSIVDAKTGQTVLTAGSAAAKSHFSSIGALHLTQEECNEILIKRAIAAGHHQTHTITAADGSHHHASGGTPSFCSVGGATTLLGDILPGISVQVQKVIQGLEDNEDSQGEAPNLKLEPGTLELSPKTELQESMHFSETDATIKKERPYSCDECGKSFLLKHHLTTHARVHTGGERPHICTHCGKSFAHKHCLNTHLLLHSTERPYQCQECKKSFTLKHHLLTHSRVHSRERPFVCQECGRAFPLKRHLVTHSKFHAGERPYVCEECGESFAQENHLIMHSRFHGSLNPFVCAECGASFPRKFQLVNHGRIHGKIPHSCTVCGKEFLQKRTLVSHMRRVHTGEQAHPCVSCGEGFLTKAELHQHVRTAHNGVNPNTSSATIIANQQQLQQAHHHQAGQQTHPQTITVVSNPGNSTLLTVSTTDANGVARPQFVCRECGSAFNSREALALHLRLHTGDKSLMTDLCALTAALPGHFLSTASLNPGTVVTANPNLVGQSPVPVQIISSTGQVMSQTTLVQAANSTHPQAVVTAVPTMPVHGQQQHLQHVAQQQQQQQQQQQQQHVVSVAPANKPKSHFCASCGKGFAAKHGLMQHNRRHPNGGCTVRTHVCECGKAFFQKNHLMLHQRQHLETKPAISQQQLVVPTTSY; this comes from the exons ATGTGCGCCGCCCAGAATCCGCCGCCCTTCGGCTATACCTGGGGTTTTGCGGACAACGGCAACCGCGCCGCCGAATCGGTACTGGAGATATCGCCCAACATCAACTATACGGTCAGCGGGGAGTCG ATGCCCTATCTATTATCGACGGATGGATCATTGGCAGTTCAAAAGGATGTCAAAGGGCTCACAGCTGgcggcaaaaataatgtcgTTCGTCGCATGTTTGTCGTAAACGATCCTTCATTTCCGCCTGGAACACAAAG AGTTATCACTGCCGGAGGAGCATCGACGGTGGTCAAGAAGCAGGACAACAATCAGCAGGTCCTGAGCCTAGACAAGAACT ATCTGCTGGTGGATCCGGCCACggccgcagcagctgcagccgctGCTGGTGGGGATTCGGGTCTCGCCCACCACCATACGTTGACCAACGGTAGCATTGTTGATGCGAAGACCGGACAGACGGTGCTAACCGCCGGATCTGCGGCGGCCAAGTCGCACTTCAGCTCGATCGGAGCACTGCATCTCACGCAAGAGGAGTGCAACGAGATCCTGATCAAGCGCGCCATCGCTGCCGGCCACCATCAGACGCACACGATCACCGCTGCCGACGGATCCCATCACCATGCGTCCGGCGGGACACCAA GCTTTTGTTCCGTTGGCGGTGCAACAACACTCTTAGGTGACATACTTCCTGGTATTTCAGTTCAAGTACAGAAAGTTATACAAGGACTGGAAGATAACGAGGACTCGCAAGGCGAAGCACCCAACTTGAAGTTGGAGCCAGGCACATTAGAGTTGTCCCCTAAGACCGAACTACAGGAATCAATGCATTTCAGCGAA ACGGACGCCACCATCAAGAAGGAACGCCCGTACAGTTGCGACGAGTGCGGCAAGTCCTTTCTGCTCAAGCATCATTTGACAACCCACGCACGCGTGCACACAGGTG GTGAACGCCCCCACATCTGCACTCATTGCGGCAAGAGCTTTGCGCACAAGCACTGTCTCAACACTCACCTGCTGCTCCACTCCACGGAGAGACCTTATCAGTGCCAGGAGTGCAAGAAGAGCTTCACCCTCAAGCACCATTTGCTGACCCATTCGCGGGTTCACAGCCGAGAGCGACCGTTCGTCTGCCAGGAGTGCGGGCGCGCATTTCCGCTTAAGCGGCACTTGGTCACGCACAGCAAGTTCCACGCCGGCGAACGACCCTATGTCTGCGAGGAATGTGGTGAGAGCTTTGCGCAGGAAAACCACCTGATTATGCACTCACG CTTCCACGGTTCATTGAATCCATTTGTTTGCGCCGAATGCGGAGCTTCATTTCCACGCAAGTTCCAATTGGTTAACCACGGACGTATTCACGGCAAGATTCCCCATTCGTGCACTGTATGCGGCAAAGAGTTTCTACAAAAGCGAACGCTAGTTTCCCACATGAG GCGGGTACATACCGGCGAACAGGCGCATCCCTGTGTCAGCTGTGGTGAGGGATTCCTTACCAAGGCCGAATTGCACCAGCATGTGAGGACGGCGCACAATGGCGTCAATCCTAACACGAGCAGTGCCACCATCATAGCAAATCAACAG cAGCTACAGCAGGCCCATCATCATCAGGCTGGACAGCAAACGCATCCGCAGACCATTACCGTGGTGAGCAATCCGGGTAACTCTACGTTGCTGACTGTATCCACCACGGATGCCAATGGCGTGGCACGACCGCAGTTTGTGTGCCG CGAGTGCGGTAGTGCTTTCAATAGCCGAGAAGCCTTGGCACTTCACTTGCGCCTTCACACTGGCGACAAGAGCCTGATGACAGATCTGTGTGCCTTGACAGCCGCGCTGCCGGGTCACTTCTTGAGCACGGCTAGCCTGAATCCTGGCACCGTGGTCACGGCAAATCCGAATCTGGTGGGCCAGAGCCCTGTGCCAGTGCAGATCATATCGTCCACCGGTCAGGTGATGTCGCAGACCACGCTGGTGCAGGCCGCCAACTCGACCCATCCACAAGCCGTAGTCACAGCGGTGCCTACGATGCCCGTGcacggccagcagcagcatctgcagcatgtggcccaacagcagcagcaacagcaacaacagcagcagcagcagcatgttGTCTCCGTGGCGCCTGCCAACAAACCGAAGTCGCATTTCTGCGCCAGCTGCGGCAAGGGATTCGCCGCCAAGCACGGACTCATGCAGCACAATCGGCGTCACCCGAACGGCGGCTGCACGGTGCGCACACATGTATGCGAGTGCGGCAAGGCCTTCTTCCAGAAGAACCACCTGATGCTGCACCAGCGCCAGCATTTGGAGACGAAACCAGCCATATCGCAGCAACAG CTTGTTGTACCAACTACTTCTTACTAA
- the LOC6530345 gene encoding zinc finger protein 665 isoform X11 — protein sequence MCAAQNPPPFGYTWGFADNGNRAAESVLEISPNINYTVSGESMPYLLSTDGSLAVQKDVKGLTAGGKNNVVRRMFVVNDPSFPPGTQRVITAGGASTVVKKQDNNQQVLSLDKNYLLVDPATAAAAAAAAGGDSGLAHHHTLTNGSIVDAKTGQTVLTAGSAAAKSHFSSIGALHLTQEECNEILIKRAIAAGHHQTHTITAADGSHHHASGGTPSFCSVGGATTLLGDILPGISVQVQKVIQGLEDNEDSQGEAPNLKLEPGTLELSPKTELQESMHFSETDATIKKERPYSCDECGKSFLLKHHLTTHARVHTGGERPHICTHCGKSFAHKHCLNTHLLLHSTERPYQCQECKKSFTLKHHLLTHSRVHSRERPFVCQECGRAFPLKRHLVTHSKFHAGERPYVCEECGESFAQENHLIMHSRFHGSLNPFVCAECGASFPRKFQLVNHGRIHGKIPHSCTVCGKEFLQKRTLVSHMRRVHTGEQAHPCVSCGEGFLTKAELHQHVRTAHNGVNPNTSSATIIANQQQLQQAHHHQAGQQTHPQTITVVSNPGNSTLLTVSTTDANGVARPQFVCRECGSAFNSREALALHLRLHTGDKSLMTDLCALTAALPGHFLSTASLNPGTVVTANPNLVGQSPVPVQIISSTGQVMSQTTLVQAANSTHPQAVVTAVPTMPVHGQQQHLQHVAQQQQQQQQQQQQQHVVSVAPANKPKSHFCASCGKGFAAKHGLMQHNRRHPNGGCTVRTHVCECGKAFFQKNHLMLHQRQHLETKPAISQQQVC from the exons ATGTGCGCCGCCCAGAATCCGCCGCCCTTCGGCTATACCTGGGGTTTTGCGGACAACGGCAACCGCGCCGCCGAATCGGTACTGGAGATATCGCCCAACATCAACTATACGGTCAGCGGGGAGTCG ATGCCCTATCTATTATCGACGGATGGATCATTGGCAGTTCAAAAGGATGTCAAAGGGCTCACAGCTGgcggcaaaaataatgtcgTTCGTCGCATGTTTGTCGTAAACGATCCTTCATTTCCGCCTGGAACACAAAG AGTTATCACTGCCGGAGGAGCATCGACGGTGGTCAAGAAGCAGGACAACAATCAGCAGGTCCTGAGCCTAGACAAGAACT ATCTGCTGGTGGATCCGGCCACggccgcagcagctgcagccgctGCTGGTGGGGATTCGGGTCTCGCCCACCACCATACGTTGACCAACGGTAGCATTGTTGATGCGAAGACCGGACAGACGGTGCTAACCGCCGGATCTGCGGCGGCCAAGTCGCACTTCAGCTCGATCGGAGCACTGCATCTCACGCAAGAGGAGTGCAACGAGATCCTGATCAAGCGCGCCATCGCTGCCGGCCACCATCAGACGCACACGATCACCGCTGCCGACGGATCCCATCACCATGCGTCCGGCGGGACACCAA GCTTTTGTTCCGTTGGCGGTGCAACAACACTCTTAGGTGACATACTTCCTGGTATTTCAGTTCAAGTACAGAAAGTTATACAAGGACTGGAAGATAACGAGGACTCGCAAGGCGAAGCACCCAACTTGAAGTTGGAGCCAGGCACATTAGAGTTGTCCCCTAAGACCGAACTACAGGAATCAATGCATTTCAGCGAA ACGGACGCCACCATCAAGAAGGAACGCCCGTACAGTTGCGACGAGTGCGGCAAGTCCTTTCTGCTCAAGCATCATTTGACAACCCACGCACGCGTGCACACAGGTG GTGAACGCCCCCACATCTGCACTCATTGCGGCAAGAGCTTTGCGCACAAGCACTGTCTCAACACTCACCTGCTGCTCCACTCCACGGAGAGACCTTATCAGTGCCAGGAGTGCAAGAAGAGCTTCACCCTCAAGCACCATTTGCTGACCCATTCGCGGGTTCACAGCCGAGAGCGACCGTTCGTCTGCCAGGAGTGCGGGCGCGCATTTCCGCTTAAGCGGCACTTGGTCACGCACAGCAAGTTCCACGCCGGCGAACGACCCTATGTCTGCGAGGAATGTGGTGAGAGCTTTGCGCAGGAAAACCACCTGATTATGCACTCACG CTTCCACGGTTCATTGAATCCATTTGTTTGCGCCGAATGCGGAGCTTCATTTCCACGCAAGTTCCAATTGGTTAACCACGGACGTATTCACGGCAAGATTCCCCATTCGTGCACTGTATGCGGCAAAGAGTTTCTACAAAAGCGAACGCTAGTTTCCCACATGAG GCGGGTACATACCGGCGAACAGGCGCATCCCTGTGTCAGCTGTGGTGAGGGATTCCTTACCAAGGCCGAATTGCACCAGCATGTGAGGACGGCGCACAATGGCGTCAATCCTAACACGAGCAGTGCCACCATCATAGCAAATCAACAG cAGCTACAGCAGGCCCATCATCATCAGGCTGGACAGCAAACGCATCCGCAGACCATTACCGTGGTGAGCAATCCGGGTAACTCTACGTTGCTGACTGTATCCACCACGGATGCCAATGGCGTGGCACGACCGCAGTTTGTGTGCCG CGAGTGCGGTAGTGCTTTCAATAGCCGAGAAGCCTTGGCACTTCACTTGCGCCTTCACACTGGCGACAAGAGCCTGATGACAGATCTGTGTGCCTTGACAGCCGCGCTGCCGGGTCACTTCTTGAGCACGGCTAGCCTGAATCCTGGCACCGTGGTCACGGCAAATCCGAATCTGGTGGGCCAGAGCCCTGTGCCAGTGCAGATCATATCGTCCACCGGTCAGGTGATGTCGCAGACCACGCTGGTGCAGGCCGCCAACTCGACCCATCCACAAGCCGTAGTCACAGCGGTGCCTACGATGCCCGTGcacggccagcagcagcatctgcagcatgtggcccaacagcagcagcaacagcaacaacagcagcagcagcagcatgttGTCTCCGTGGCGCCTGCCAACAAACCGAAGTCGCATTTCTGCGCCAGCTGCGGCAAGGGATTCGCCGCCAAGCACGGACTCATGCAGCACAATCGGCGTCACCCGAACGGCGGCTGCACGGTGCGCACACATGTATGCGAGTGCGGCAAGGCCTTCTTCCAGAAGAACCACCTGATGCTGCACCAGCGCCAGCATTTGGAGACGAAACCAGCCATATCGCAGCAACAGGTATGCTAG
- the LOC6530345 gene encoding zinc finger protein 436 isoform X15 encodes MCAAQNPPPFGYTWGFADNGNRAAESVLEISPNINYTVSGESMPYLLSTDGSLAVQKDVKGLTAGGKNNVVRRMFVVNDPSFPPGTQRVITAGGASTVVKKQDNNQQVLSLDKNFQVQKVIQGLEDNEDSQGEAPNLKLEPGTLELSPKTELQESMHFSETDATIKKERPYSCDECGKSFLLKHHLTTHARVHTGGERPHICTHCGKSFAHKHCLNTHLLLHSTERPYQCQECKKSFTLKHHLLTHSRVHSRERPFVCQECGRAFPLKRHLVTHSKFHAGERPYVCEECGESFAQENHLIMHSRFHGSLNPFVCAECGASFPRKFQLVNHGRIHGKIPHSCTVCGKEFLQKRTLVSHMRRVHTGEQAHPCVSCGEGFLTKAELHQHVRTAHNGVNPNTSSATIIANQQQLQQAHHHQAGQQTHPQTITVVSNPGNSTLLTVSTTDANGVARPQFVCRECGSAFNSREALALHLRLHTGDKSLMTDLCALTAALPGHFLSTASLNPGTVVTANPNLVGQSPVPVQIISSTGQVMSQTTLVQAANSTHPQAVVTAVPTMPVHGQQQHLQHVAQQQQQQQQQQQQQHVVSVAPANKPKSHFCASCGKGFAAKHGLMQHNRRHPNGGCTVRTHVCECGKAFFQKNHLMLHQRQHLETKPAISQQQETAAQQQLANASEQQQVQVQIMPDGQIHGKVIKYEICRNVLPDDQQQEQADMSAE; translated from the exons ATGTGCGCCGCCCAGAATCCGCCGCCCTTCGGCTATACCTGGGGTTTTGCGGACAACGGCAACCGCGCCGCCGAATCGGTACTGGAGATATCGCCCAACATCAACTATACGGTCAGCGGGGAGTCG ATGCCCTATCTATTATCGACGGATGGATCATTGGCAGTTCAAAAGGATGTCAAAGGGCTCACAGCTGgcggcaaaaataatgtcgTTCGTCGCATGTTTGTCGTAAACGATCCTTCATTTCCGCCTGGAACACAAAG AGTTATCACTGCCGGAGGAGCATCGACGGTGGTCAAGAAGCAGGACAACAATCAGCAGGTCCTGAGCCTAGACAAGAACT TTCAAGTACAGAAAGTTATACAAGGACTGGAAGATAACGAGGACTCGCAAGGCGAAGCACCCAACTTGAAGTTGGAGCCAGGCACATTAGAGTTGTCCCCTAAGACCGAACTACAGGAATCAATGCATTTCAGCGAA ACGGACGCCACCATCAAGAAGGAACGCCCGTACAGTTGCGACGAGTGCGGCAAGTCCTTTCTGCTCAAGCATCATTTGACAACCCACGCACGCGTGCACACAGGTG GTGAACGCCCCCACATCTGCACTCATTGCGGCAAGAGCTTTGCGCACAAGCACTGTCTCAACACTCACCTGCTGCTCCACTCCACGGAGAGACCTTATCAGTGCCAGGAGTGCAAGAAGAGCTTCACCCTCAAGCACCATTTGCTGACCCATTCGCGGGTTCACAGCCGAGAGCGACCGTTCGTCTGCCAGGAGTGCGGGCGCGCATTTCCGCTTAAGCGGCACTTGGTCACGCACAGCAAGTTCCACGCCGGCGAACGACCCTATGTCTGCGAGGAATGTGGTGAGAGCTTTGCGCAGGAAAACCACCTGATTATGCACTCACG CTTCCACGGTTCATTGAATCCATTTGTTTGCGCCGAATGCGGAGCTTCATTTCCACGCAAGTTCCAATTGGTTAACCACGGACGTATTCACGGCAAGATTCCCCATTCGTGCACTGTATGCGGCAAAGAGTTTCTACAAAAGCGAACGCTAGTTTCCCACATGAG GCGGGTACATACCGGCGAACAGGCGCATCCCTGTGTCAGCTGTGGTGAGGGATTCCTTACCAAGGCCGAATTGCACCAGCATGTGAGGACGGCGCACAATGGCGTCAATCCTAACACGAGCAGTGCCACCATCATAGCAAATCAACAG cAGCTACAGCAGGCCCATCATCATCAGGCTGGACAGCAAACGCATCCGCAGACCATTACCGTGGTGAGCAATCCGGGTAACTCTACGTTGCTGACTGTATCCACCACGGATGCCAATGGCGTGGCACGACCGCAGTTTGTGTGCCG CGAGTGCGGTAGTGCTTTCAATAGCCGAGAAGCCTTGGCACTTCACTTGCGCCTTCACACTGGCGACAAGAGCCTGATGACAGATCTGTGTGCCTTGACAGCCGCGCTGCCGGGTCACTTCTTGAGCACGGCTAGCCTGAATCCTGGCACCGTGGTCACGGCAAATCCGAATCTGGTGGGCCAGAGCCCTGTGCCAGTGCAGATCATATCGTCCACCGGTCAGGTGATGTCGCAGACCACGCTGGTGCAGGCCGCCAACTCGACCCATCCACAAGCCGTAGTCACAGCGGTGCCTACGATGCCCGTGcacggccagcagcagcatctgcagcatgtggcccaacagcagcagcaacagcaacaacagcagcagcagcagcatgttGTCTCCGTGGCGCCTGCCAACAAACCGAAGTCGCATTTCTGCGCCAGCTGCGGCAAGGGATTCGCCGCCAAGCACGGACTCATGCAGCACAATCGGCGTCACCCGAACGGCGGCTGCACGGTGCGCACACATGTATGCGAGTGCGGCAAGGCCTTCTTCCAGAAGAACCACCTGATGCTGCACCAGCGCCAGCATTTGGAGACGAAACCAGCCATATCGCAGCAACAG GAGACCGCCGCCCAGCAGCAACTGGCGAATGCCAGCGaacagcagcaggtgcagGTGCAAATAATGCCCGATGGCCAGATTCACGGAAAGGTAATCAAGTACGAGATTTGCCGCAATGTTTTGCCGGATgatcagcagcaggagcaggcgGACATGAGCGCAGAGTAA
- the LOC6530345 gene encoding zinc finger protein 189 isoform X12: protein MCAAQNPPPFGYTWGFADNGNRAAESVLEISPNINYTVSGESMPYLLSTDGSLAVQKDVKGLTAGGKNNVVRRMFVVNDPSFPPGTQRVITAGGASTVVKKQDNNQQVLSLDKNYLLVDPATAAAAAAAAGGDSGLAHHHTLTNGSIVDAKTGQTVLTAGSAAAKSHFSSIGALHLTQEECNEILIKRAIAAGHHQTHTITAADGSHHHASGGTPSDILPGISVQVQKVIQGLEDNEDSQGEAPNLKLEPGTLELSPKTELQESMHFSETDATIKKERPYSCDECGKSFLLKHHLTTHARVHTGERPHICTHCGKSFAHKHCLNTHLLLHSTERPYQCQECKKSFTLKHHLLTHSRVHSRERPFVCQECGRAFPLKRHLVTHSKFHAGERPYVCEECGESFAQENHLIMHSRFHGSLNPFVCAECGASFPRKFQLVNHGRIHGKIPHSCTVCGKEFLQKRTLVSHMRRVHTGEQAHPCVSCGEGFLTKAELHQHVRTAHNGVNPNTSSATIIANQQQLQQAHHHQAGQQTHPQTITVVSNPGNSTLLTVSTTDANGVARPQFVCRECGSAFNSREALALHLRLHTGDKSLMTDLCALTAALPGHFLSTASLNPGTVVTANPNLVGQSPVPVQIISSTGQVMSQTTLVQAANSTHPQAVVTAVPTMPVHGQQQHLQHVAQQQQQQQQQQQQQHVVSVAPANKPKSHFCASCGKGFAAKHGLMQHNRRHPNGGCTVRTHVCECGKAFFQKNHLMLHQRQHLETKPAISQQQVC from the exons ATGTGCGCCGCCCAGAATCCGCCGCCCTTCGGCTATACCTGGGGTTTTGCGGACAACGGCAACCGCGCCGCCGAATCGGTACTGGAGATATCGCCCAACATCAACTATACGGTCAGCGGGGAGTCG ATGCCCTATCTATTATCGACGGATGGATCATTGGCAGTTCAAAAGGATGTCAAAGGGCTCACAGCTGgcggcaaaaataatgtcgTTCGTCGCATGTTTGTCGTAAACGATCCTTCATTTCCGCCTGGAACACAAAG AGTTATCACTGCCGGAGGAGCATCGACGGTGGTCAAGAAGCAGGACAACAATCAGCAGGTCCTGAGCCTAGACAAGAACT ATCTGCTGGTGGATCCGGCCACggccgcagcagctgcagccgctGCTGGTGGGGATTCGGGTCTCGCCCACCACCATACGTTGACCAACGGTAGCATTGTTGATGCGAAGACCGGACAGACGGTGCTAACCGCCGGATCTGCGGCGGCCAAGTCGCACTTCAGCTCGATCGGAGCACTGCATCTCACGCAAGAGGAGTGCAACGAGATCCTGATCAAGCGCGCCATCGCTGCCGGCCACCATCAGACGCACACGATCACCGCTGCCGACGGATCCCATCACCATGCGTCCGGCGGGACACCAA GTGACATACTTCCTGGTATTTCAGTTCAAGTACAGAAAGTTATACAAGGACTGGAAGATAACGAGGACTCGCAAGGCGAAGCACCCAACTTGAAGTTGGAGCCAGGCACATTAGAGTTGTCCCCTAAGACCGAACTACAGGAATCAATGCATTTCAGCGAA ACGGACGCCACCATCAAGAAGGAACGCCCGTACAGTTGCGACGAGTGCGGCAAGTCCTTTCTGCTCAAGCATCATTTGACAACCCACGCACGCGTGCACACAG GTGAACGCCCCCACATCTGCACTCATTGCGGCAAGAGCTTTGCGCACAAGCACTGTCTCAACACTCACCTGCTGCTCCACTCCACGGAGAGACCTTATCAGTGCCAGGAGTGCAAGAAGAGCTTCACCCTCAAGCACCATTTGCTGACCCATTCGCGGGTTCACAGCCGAGAGCGACCGTTCGTCTGCCAGGAGTGCGGGCGCGCATTTCCGCTTAAGCGGCACTTGGTCACGCACAGCAAGTTCCACGCCGGCGAACGACCCTATGTCTGCGAGGAATGTGGTGAGAGCTTTGCGCAGGAAAACCACCTGATTATGCACTCACG CTTCCACGGTTCATTGAATCCATTTGTTTGCGCCGAATGCGGAGCTTCATTTCCACGCAAGTTCCAATTGGTTAACCACGGACGTATTCACGGCAAGATTCCCCATTCGTGCACTGTATGCGGCAAAGAGTTTCTACAAAAGCGAACGCTAGTTTCCCACATGAG GCGGGTACATACCGGCGAACAGGCGCATCCCTGTGTCAGCTGTGGTGAGGGATTCCTTACCAAGGCCGAATTGCACCAGCATGTGAGGACGGCGCACAATGGCGTCAATCCTAACACGAGCAGTGCCACCATCATAGCAAATCAACAG cAGCTACAGCAGGCCCATCATCATCAGGCTGGACAGCAAACGCATCCGCAGACCATTACCGTGGTGAGCAATCCGGGTAACTCTACGTTGCTGACTGTATCCACCACGGATGCCAATGGCGTGGCACGACCGCAGTTTGTGTGCCG CGAGTGCGGTAGTGCTTTCAATAGCCGAGAAGCCTTGGCACTTCACTTGCGCCTTCACACTGGCGACAAGAGCCTGATGACAGATCTGTGTGCCTTGACAGCCGCGCTGCCGGGTCACTTCTTGAGCACGGCTAGCCTGAATCCTGGCACCGTGGTCACGGCAAATCCGAATCTGGTGGGCCAGAGCCCTGTGCCAGTGCAGATCATATCGTCCACCGGTCAGGTGATGTCGCAGACCACGCTGGTGCAGGCCGCCAACTCGACCCATCCACAAGCCGTAGTCACAGCGGTGCCTACGATGCCCGTGcacggccagcagcagcatctgcagcatgtggcccaacagcagcagcaacagcaacaacagcagcagcagcagcatgttGTCTCCGTGGCGCCTGCCAACAAACCGAAGTCGCATTTCTGCGCCAGCTGCGGCAAGGGATTCGCCGCCAAGCACGGACTCATGCAGCACAATCGGCGTCACCCGAACGGCGGCTGCACGGTGCGCACACATGTATGCGAGTGCGGCAAGGCCTTCTTCCAGAAGAACCACCTGATGCTGCACCAGCGCCAGCATTTGGAGACGAAACCAGCCATATCGCAGCAACAGGTATGCTAG